A stretch of the Tachyglossus aculeatus isolate mTacAcu1 chromosome 6, mTacAcu1.pri, whole genome shotgun sequence genome encodes the following:
- the LOC119929552 gene encoding uncharacterized protein LOC119929552: protein MHLESPGVNSLYQAVLPIRIIESKERLLTKGPDLGCQTKIEGHWLVRMEVMKDRLWLVSSQIGGCVWVKALHSWLGWGEISTPHPWMFLGAVPGLRAEPLLNHCSRKAGYPVAPAKAQQASVLPVLLAQGSLLEAGLLQLPRLSSTFRGKSRAGSPIRAAPDAVTPWAFTLTEVLKTKSVKEFIFKFETGDFRLLHMDQGWICVGLHDYLVSFSQSTMNREPLIITWPASPEKEKTCRMKVIKGQENLCFNFIHVIQQLNRTHLLVCGTGAFSPICTIANRGRDP from the exons atgCACCTGGagtctcca GGGGTGAACAGTTTGTACCAGGCGGTTTTGCCCATCCGGATCATCGAGAGCAAGGAGCGGCTCCTGACCAAAGGACCGGACTTGGGATGTCAAACCAAGATCGAGGGTCACTGGct GGTGAGGATGGAGGTGATGAAGGACCGGCTATGGCTAGTTTCCTCCCAGATAGGTGGCTGCGTGTGGGTTAAAGCCCTCCACAGTTGGCTTGGCTGGGGGGAAATCAGCACCCCGCACCCATGGATGTTCCTTGGTGCAGTCCCAGGGCTGAGAGCTGAGCCTCTGCTGAATCACTGCTCCCGGAAGGCGGG gTATCCAGTGGCTCCAGCCAAGGCACAGCAGGCCTCTGTCTTGCCGGTTCTTCTGGCTCAGGGTTCCCTCCTAGAAGCTGGCTTACTGCAACTTCCTCGCCTTTCCTCAACCTTCAGGGGTAAG TCCAGAGCAGGCAGTCCAATCAGAGCTGCTCCTGATGCGGTCACCCCATGGGCTTTTACCCTGACAGAGGTTCTGAAGACCAAATCGGTCAAGGAATTCATCTTCAAGTTTGAGACCGGAGACTTCCGCCTCCTGCACATGGACCAAGGCTGGATCTGTGTGGGTTTACATGACTACCTGGTGTCCTTCAGCCAGTCGACGATGAACCGGGAGCCACTTATT ATCACGTGGCCAGCCTCACCGGAGAAGGAGAAGACTTGCCGGATGAAGGTGATTAAGGGCCAGGAA aaCCTGTGCTTCAACTTCATTCATGTCATCCAGCAGCTGAACCGGACTCACCTGCTGGTGTGTGGGACTGGGGCCTTCAGTCCCATATGCACCATTGCCAACCGTGGCAGGGACCCTTAG
- the LOC119929554 gene encoding semaphorin-3F-like, producing the protein MPGSRRPLSLRSKWVQDFVFYLVCDSQNSGLGSCSYSPLHKSMATFMDGNLYTGIYVNFIGSDPAIFRATEHLPTLRSDRYNSFWLNAPEFLKAFKISDSINRNDDKLYFFFREKAIRGLPEPTVLALVGRVCLNDIGGRYPLINKWTTFRKGRLLCFVTEKDGRKTFVSQLQDVFIHPVDDKRDPLIYGIFTTPRYSLRLLPSEGPSATDSRSVLPSLSSCPY; encoded by the exons ATGCCCGGCAGCCGGAGACCCCTAAGCCTGCGCTCAAAGTGGGTCCAA GATTTTGTGTTTTATCTGGTGTGCGACAGCCAAAACTCAGGGCTGGGAAGTTGCTCCTACAGCCCCCTCCACAAGAGTATGGCCACATTCATGG ATGGGAATCTGTACACAGGCATATACGTGAACTTCATCGGCAGTGACCCTGCCATCTTCCGCGCCACGGAGCACCTCCCGACCCTCCGCTCTGACCGGTACAACAGCTTCTGGCTCAACG CTCCCGAGTTCCTGAAGGCCTTCAAGATCTCAGACAGCATCAACCGCAATGATGACAAACTCTACTTCTTCTTCCGGGAGAAAGCAATCCGAGGCTTACCAGAACCGACCGTACTTGCTCTTGTCGGTCGCGTTTGCTTG AATGACATCGGAGGGCGGTACCCGCTGATAAACAAATGGACGACGTTCCGGAAGGGCCGGCTACTGTGTTTTGTGACCGAGAAGGATGGCAGGAAGACCTTTGTCAGCCAACTCC AGGATGTCTTCATCCATCCTGTCGATGACAAGAGAGACCCTCTAATCTATGGCATCTTCACCACCCCTAGGTACAGCCTGAGGCTGCTCCCCTCAGAAGGACCCTCCGCCACAGACTCCCGCTCAGTTCTCCCTAGCCTGTCCTCCTGTCCCTATTGA